A region of the Leeuwenhoekiella sp. MAR_2009_132 genome:
ATGTTTAGCTGCAAAATCTTCAAAATAAAACTCTAAAAACACAAGGCAAATCACATCTTCCAGCGTTTGAGATTCTAAATCTTTTTTAATAAGCTTTTTCTTAATTAAAAACTGAACACGATCTATGAAAGTTTCGGTGTAATGAAATTCTTTTAAAATTGTTCCCGTGAGTTCGGCGTGCATTTTTTTTAAGTCTTCACGCCATTTTAAATAGCCTACACGATTCATTGAGTAATCTTCACGAGGGCTTTTCCATCTGCAAATATGTTGTGCACGTGCAGCGATTTTAAGTTCTTGAGAAGCTTCGTTTTCAAAACGTTCTAACTGTCTCGTCATACGCTGAGAATACAATAATTCTTTTGGAAATTGCTCTCCATCTACAATTACGTAATTTGGGTCCTGGGCATTTAGCGCATCTATAGCTGCGATAACTTTATTAAAAGGAGTCTTTATTTTTTTATCCAAAATTTAGAAATTGGTTACTAGGCTGTTTATAGAATATTCTTCTTAAAATCTAATATAAACTATTAACACTGTTTAGACATCTAAATTTGGTACTAAAACACAAGTGTTGCAAGGTTAAGAGTAAGTATAGAGATACTTGTAATATTCTTTCACAGCATTTTCCCAGGAAAAACGAGCTGCTTTTGCCTTTTTACTCATTTTTTTCCATTTTGATTTATCGTTGAAGAAAGTATCTAAGGTAGTGTCAAAAGCAAGTACCATATTTTCAATTTTATCATCAACGGTATTTCCATCAAATGCAAAACCATTTACACCAGCCTTTACTGTATCTATAAGGCCACCGGTATGGTGTACCAGGCACAATACCCCATTGCGCATTGCAAGCATTTGACTAATACCGCAAGGCTCAAATAAACTGGGCATAAAATATAAATCTGACTCCAGATAAATAGAGTCTATTATATCTTCAGACTGGCCGTTAATAAAAATAAAATTAGGATGCTCATAGCTAATATCGCGCATAAGCGCCTCGTACTCGGGCTCGCCGGTACCCAGTAATATAAAAATACCATTACGCGCTTCCAGTTTCTCTAATATAGCTTTGAGCGCCTGCGGATTTCGTTTAAAGAAATAGAATTTCTGCTCGGTCATTCGAGCTACACTAGAAGCAACAAAACTGGGTGGATTTTCAAGCAAACACACCACTTTTTCACCGGTGTAGGCGAGTATATCTGA
Encoded here:
- a CDS encoding DUF4202 domain-containing protein — translated: MDKKIKTPFNKVIAAIDALNAQDPNYVIVDGEQFPKELLYSQRMTRQLERFENEASQELKIAARAQHICRWKSPREDYSMNRVGYLKWREDLKKMHAELTGTILKEFHYTETFIDRVQFLIKKKLIKKDLESQTLEDVICLVFLEFYFEDFAAKHEEEKVIDIVQKTWAKMSDKGHDTALTLPLSDTSLELINKALA